Within Streptomyces sp. NBC_00704, the genomic segment CACATCGTGACGAACGACCGGCCGCGCCCCATGGAGGTGCTCCGCGAGGCGCGTGCCCAGCTGGCGGAGCTCACCGGCATGACCGCCGAGAGCGTGTCCTCCTTCGCGCAGACGGAGGACGGCTGGTCCCTGGAGGTCGAGGTGCTCGAACTGGAACGGGTCCCCGACACCATGAGCCTCATGGCGACCT encodes:
- a CDS encoding gas vesicle protein GvpO, which produces MKGEDHIVTNDRPRPMEVLREARAQLAELTGMTAESVSSFAQTEDGWSLEVEVLELERVPDTMSLMATYQVELDPDGQLTGYRRVRRYERGRADAHRAGGR